The sequence below is a genomic window from Gopherus evgoodei ecotype Sinaloan lineage chromosome 9, rGopEvg1_v1.p, whole genome shotgun sequence.
TATTTTacggatgggaaactgaggcacagagcagcaaagtgACATGCCCAAAGTAACCCGACAGGCCAATattagagccaggaatagaaatcaGGTCTCATGAGTGATAGGCCAGTGATCCACTCCCTAGGAAACActgcctcctcctcttcttcttccttctcCAGAGCCAaagtgcttgtctacatgggaaagttttaccagttatactggtataatccTATCAGTATAGTTAAACTGATACAGTGATACCAGCATAACTACCCCGTATGGACACCCATTCCCATTTAAGAGTGGTTTCCCCCACCACACCACCAGTTTAGCTTAAACTCCTTCCAAAGTGACATAAGTTAAACCAAACAAAGGCACTCAAATGGGAATCTGAATGTTCACCCGGGGAGTTATATCAGTATCATTATAGCGCTTCCTGCAGCTGCCATGGCCATCTCCTGTTCCCAACCTGCCCTACCCTCTCTCTTTAGGGTACTCCGGCTCCCCAGAGGTCCCCATAGTGGAGACTGGAGCTGCTTTGTACAGCTGCAACCCTTCCCTGGCAGTGGGAATTCTACCACGGGGGgtctccatcatattgtatgggTGCAGAAATCAGCATGGATCTTGAGCTAATCCTCGCCCACACTTAGTTCAATTAAACCAATTGTGTTTTCAAGTGTTAAAGATTAATGTACACATTTGAAGTGTGTACTAAGGGTACACACTAAGGGTCCCAGCTCATTCTCTCTGCTCTCCACCACACACACCTGCAATCAATAAGAATCTTAACTGAATATTTCAAGTTGGTGCAAGTGTCTTTGTAAATTCTcagattaattttaaatggagaaaGTCCTATGGGTAAATCAAATGCAATGGTGGATTGTTCCAACCTCAGAGTTAAAAAGCCAGATGATATTGTTTTATCCTAACAGAGTAATACTAACCTATCTCTGGTCCCAGATGCGAGGACTTCAGAGAACCTGCTGAAGACACGACAGCGCATTGACGGAAGTGGCCGACTTCTTGGCTGAGTTTTTTTCTTGGTAGATACATCTGCCATTCAGAGGTATTGAACGGACCATCTGACCCATGGATCATTGTCACATTCACTCTGTCCCGGAGCTGACACAGCAGTTTCTCTGGACTGAGTTTGGCCGTATTCCTTTGCCCTTTGTAAGTCACATTGTACTTGTTCATGGACAGGTAATTGTTTTTGACCTTTTGCAGCCTGGGTATGAGATTCTTTGATGAACTGTCCTCATTCCAGACATTCACAGAGAGCATTGATTTCTTGGACTTTGCCACTGCATTGTTTCCTGGAGGGGCTGAAGAGATGATGCCATTTACTTTATTCAGTTTGACCGGCAAAGCAGCAGATAGTTGGCCCTTCTCGTTGACAGCTTTGCTTGAAAGAAGACGGGATGTAAGTACATCTCCTTTTCCCAGAGCTCTGGGAATCTGAAaacttttgctttctgttttgaAGGGAATGTAGTAGCCTTTTCTTGTTTCCCTCCACAAACAAATAGTCAGAACCACAAGCAATAACAAGATTCCACACATCAATTTTTTCAATAGATTGATGTGAACCATAATGTATGGTGCATCAGGATGAGGTGATTAGTGATACTGGGCCTGAAAAAGAGGGCAAGAAACAACTAATCAAAAGAAGCAGTGGGGGAACTAGAAATTTTTTCCAGACTTCTCATCCATCtaaaggcctgatctaaagctaCTAGCATCAATGGAAATACTTTACTGGGCTTGGATGAGGTCCTAAATTCAATATCAACCCAGGCCCATGCTCCTTGTTTGAGTTATATGGGAGACCTCCCTCAGCCTCAATTCCATATTTTTCCTTCTCCAGAGTGTATGGGTGCAGAACTTTCATGCCAGTTTGGGTGAAAATCCCCACTTTGCTATTTTTTTAATAGATATTTAATGTCTGAAACATCACCAGGGGTCAAGGCTCCCTGCCTGAATCTGTCCCTGGTTCTTGCCTGTGGTCTGAAACTACTGTTTCAGTAACAAAGCTTGTTTAAAGGACACTGTGGAAaatgcaaattttataaacatcatGTGAGTTTCAAGATAGCTACAGTGAAACCTTAGTGAGCTCATAGGAAACTTCTGCAAATCTGTAAGTGACTGACTGCACTCCCAATATGTAGTGTCATTAAACAGCTGGCTTGAGCCAATGAGTCTATATtagtgttctgtttttttaagttttattttcaaaatgctcTTGGTCTGATATTAATTTAGGGTACAATACAGAATATCTGGGGGAAGCGAAGAAGCCTTCTGAAGCACTACGCTCCAACAAATGCAGAACACCCCACCTTTAGCAGAAAATTTCAGCAGCTGCATGGAGGAGATGGAGAGTTTTTTGTTTAGGGGAAAGACATTCTGTTGCTAGAGTGTTGTGTTGCAGAGGCAGAAAATCAACAGCAGGGAAGCACAGAGGTCAGTTCATTATTCAACCTCTGTTCAAAGCCCAGGGGAACACAATGGGACAGGTGTAAACGAAGATATACTGGCAGTCTAAAAGTAACTGTGGAATTTACAGCAGTGCATTGTGTCtggacaggagggcttctcctatCACATTAAtctatccacctccccaagaggtgacagcaaagttgatggaagaatttgtccatcaacctagtgctgtctacactagggttaggtcagcttaactacgtcactcaggggtgtagatttttcacacccctgagcgacataggcGGGTCAAATTAACTTTTTAGTGTACACCTGCCCTCAGGATATGACAGCAGCAAAGAGAGGGCAGATGCTCGAGTGGTGTGATGGGGCCAAGAACAAGGAATTGGAACTGCTGTGCAGAGGGGCTGGACACTGGCTCCCCGCACCCTACATGTCTGTATCTGACTGTCTCCCAGGGTGAGGAGAGTAGTCTGGCCACCTTGCAATCCAACACAGGGGAATGGTTTCCCACTCCAGAAGTGCACAGAGTTGGTGGGGAACTAGCAATCATAGGCACAGTGCCTGTTACTTGGGATCGGTGCTGGAAGTAATTTTTCTGGCCCAGAGCCATAGGCAGGGCTTCCGTTCTTTGGGATGTATTAATTTAATTGTTCAGggtttatttttagcaatttttgagttCTATGTAAATGTCCAAAATCAGGTGGGTTTTACTGTAATTAGTTTTGTATACATCATAATGAGCTGTATTACTTATTATGGTAGTATATATTATGAGTACTCTCTTAATGTTTCTtagtgcactttaacatagtactgtttgaaacagtactacaaAAAAGCACACTAGAGAACCtatagtgcacaccagcagggtacAGGGTATAGGGTACAGGCTCCATCTATGCTAGTGTGAATAGGTTCAGCACCTGAAATAAAGGCAATCGAATTTTGACCTCTTGGAGCCAGTCTTATACTTATGACTGAACAAACCCAATATCCTCAAGTTCCAGCCATTCATTCACGAGCACAGATGTCTGACCATATAAAGTTCCCTTTGTCTTCTATTTCTATCATCCATGAACTCTCAGAGAAAGAAATGGAGCCTCTTAAAAGGCAGGTGATGGTACAGACTGAGCCATGAAAAACTAGGGCCCAAATATGCAAACCTTTCCCTGTGTTTGTGTTAGGGCTGGTCTACCTTTCAGAGTTAGGTGGCTTAACTACATTCTTCAGGGCTTTCACACCCCATGCAATGTAATTAAGATGACTTAAGCGCTGGTGTAGACatcactaggtcaatggaagaattcttctgcagacctagctaccgcctcttggagAGGAgtttactacagtgacagaagaatTCCTTCCGTTACtctagtaagtgtctacactacagtgctgcagctctgctgctgtagcatttctagtgtagacatagcctcagcaacaggagcagtcccactgaagtcagcaggccTCATGTGAGTGAAGACTACTCAAGTTCATATATCCTGGGATCCACTAAAATCAACAGGAACTTTGCCAACTTGCTCATAGGAGCAAGCCCCTGTGAACTTAACCACTGTCTAGCACTCTACATCCTCAAAGCACTGTCCAAATGTTGATCGACTAAAGTATTGTTATCCCAATAAAGACAATGAAATCTATTGTTAGACTTCAACACAAAGTCTCCTCTGTAGTATTTGAACTGCTAATGTATTTGTTACCTGTTGTTGGCTAATACTTGAGTTAGAGCAACCGCTGCTCATTTTTAAGTATTTGCAGGCTTTCAGATGGTGAGAAGCTGTGTTCTCTTACAAATCCAACATGTCAGAGTGATGAGCAGATTTCTAATAAAGGTCACAAGCCACCTGCAAAAAAAGAGAACTTTACTAGAGAAATACCAAATGGCACAGGGCACCAAAGAGGATTTTCTTAGGTATGTGTTGGAGTCTTGCAGAGAGAATTCTGATAGCCAGACCTGGCTACCGCCAGCAGCAAAAAAATGTTAATCAAGTAAAACCCTTCCGAGAGCTCAAACGTCTATTGAAATGAGCAGGAATTGTTCAAACTTTGCCTGtgacaaatcaaaacatttttctcaGTTTAAAAAACACCTAGAGAGTCTCACACCAAAATTTAGAGCCACCTAGCAGTTTGCATGttctgtctgcagcctggctagCAATGATATTACAGTGCCCCCTGGTGTTATTTTAATCCCTTAGAGAGCAGTATGTTTTTGGCAAATTTAAAGTGAATACATGATGTTATTATTAGAATCATCTAATTAAACAGTGTCTTTGTGAGTTTCTCCTGAGTCTTAGATACTCTGTCTTCTGACTAGTCACTTTTTGCTCTGCAAATATCTTACCATAGGTTCTGGAAAATAAAGTGTTCTTCTTGTCCTATTCCTTCAGCACAAAAGCCACACCACCAAACACACATGAAGAGTTTTATCTGCTGGACAGGCTTAGTATTGCTTTTCACAATAGCACTACAGTATTTTGCATTCAAGTATCATCCAGAGGCCCCATTAGACGAGGGCCCCATGGCACTGTGTGCTCCGCAAACACTAGCCTAAAATAGATTATTTCCTGTTTTCAAAAAGGATGTGGAGGAAGGAAACCATTATAAGTCAAGTGATGGAAGGAGATACAGTGAAAGAGAGGGGGAGACTTTACCAACCATTATGACCCTGCAaaaagttacaca
It includes:
- the ST6GAL1 gene encoding beta-galactoside alpha-2,6-sialyltransferase 1, with translation MVHINLLKKLMCGILLLLVVLTICLWRETRKGYYIPFKTESKSFQIPRALGKGDVLTSRLLSSKAVNEKGQLSAALPVKLNKVNGIISSAPPGNNAVAKSKKSMLSVNVWNEDSSSKNLIPRLQKVKNNYLSMNKYNVTYKGQRNTAKLSPEKLLCQLRDRVNVTMIHGSDGPFNTSEWQMYLPRKKLSQEVGHFRQCAVVSSAGSLKSSHLGPEIDSHDAVLRFNGAPTVGFQNDVGEKTTVRLVNSQLVTVEEQKFLTDTLYNTGILIVWDPAPYHAEIHEWYRKPDYSFFVNYKAYRTRHPEQPFYILNPKMQWQLWDILQENSLEEIQPNPPSSGMLGIVIMMTLCDEVNVYEFLPSKRQTDICHYYQRYHDRACTMGAYHPLLFEKNLVKHINQGQNELIYTHGKVTLPGFRNMHC